In one window of Agromyces badenianii DNA:
- a CDS encoding ABC transporter ATP-binding protein — MQIQPSDLGLIARVAELGKRYGDGSGAVTALDEVSLGLRRGEFTAIMGPSGSGKSTLMHIMAGLDAPSTGRVWLGDTEITELPDSALTVLRRRRIGFVFQSFNLVPTLDVRGNVMLPFDLDGRRPTREEQAWIDELFDTLGLRSRIGHRPHELSGGQQQRVAIARALATRPDLVFADEPTGNLDSRTGREVLALLATASARYGQSIAMVTHDPVAASHADRILYLADGRIVRDSTRSSAEEISSFMLSMEAAA; from the coding sequence ATGCAGATCCAACCCTCTGACCTCGGCCTGATCGCCCGCGTCGCCGAACTCGGCAAGCGCTACGGAGACGGCTCGGGGGCCGTCACCGCCCTCGACGAAGTCTCGCTCGGTCTTCGCCGCGGCGAGTTCACCGCCATCATGGGCCCGTCGGGTTCGGGCAAGTCGACGCTCATGCACATCATGGCTGGCCTCGATGCGCCGAGCACGGGCCGGGTGTGGCTCGGCGACACCGAGATCACCGAACTGCCCGACTCGGCGCTCACCGTGCTCCGGCGACGCCGGATCGGCTTCGTCTTCCAGTCGTTCAATCTCGTGCCGACACTCGACGTGCGCGGCAACGTGATGCTGCCGTTCGATCTCGACGGGCGCCGACCGACCCGCGAGGAACAGGCCTGGATCGACGAGCTCTTCGACACGCTCGGCCTTCGATCGCGGATCGGGCACCGCCCGCACGAGCTCTCGGGCGGCCAGCAGCAGCGTGTCGCCATCGCGCGCGCACTCGCAACCCGCCCCGACCTCGTCTTCGCCGACGAGCCGACCGGCAACCTCGACTCGCGCACCGGTCGCGAGGTGCTCGCGCTCCTCGCGACCGCGAGCGCCCGCTACGGTCAGTCGATCGCGATGGTCACCCACGACCCGGTTGCCGCGAGTCACGCCGATCGCATCCTGTACCTGGCCGACGGTCGCATCGTGCGCGACTCGACGCGCTCGAGCGCCGAGGAGATCTCGTCGTTCATGCTCTCGATGGAGGCCGCGGCCTGA